A window of Cryptomeria japonica chromosome 3, Sugi_1.0, whole genome shotgun sequence contains these coding sequences:
- the LOC131067777 gene encoding monothiol glutaredoxin-S2-like, translating into MQREGRRDSWEEEIKENSSAVERVLKLVEEDAVVLFSKSGCCISVAAKALLSTLGAHPTVHQLDKEKEGEEMEGALLTMLAAPPAVPAVFIGGKLVGGMEQLMSCHITGSLLPLLKEAGALWF; encoded by the coding sequence ATGCAGCGGGAGGGAAGAAGGGATTCCTGGGAAGAAGAGATTAAAGAGAATAGTAGTGCAGTTGAACGAGTGCTAAAGCTGGTGGAGGAGGATGCGGTGGTATTGTTCAGCAAAAGTGGGTGCTGCATATCCGTGGCGGCGAAGGCCCTCCTGTCCACCTTGGGAGCGCATCCCACCGTCCACCAACTGGacaaagaaaaggagggagaggagatggagggCGCTCTGCTCACAATGCTGGCTGCTCCCCCTGCCGTCCCTGCTGTCTTCATCGGTGGAAAGCTGGTGGGAGGGATGGAGCAGCTCATGAGTTGTCACATCACAGGTTCTCTGCTGCCTCTCTTGAAGGAAGCCGGAGCCTTGTGGTTCTGA